One part of the Coffea eugenioides isolate CCC68of chromosome 10, Ceug_1.0, whole genome shotgun sequence genome encodes these proteins:
- the LOC113750416 gene encoding uncharacterized protein LOC113750416 yields the protein MNILIEADGSWTLCPIDLSTVVTCLVNNVRAFAQAIVYVIQVDRELEFDPEIEKTARRLTKEAKLRRQQDSTSPSESEQEFVPSDSSSESEEEEVHIPRVAMAAPKTLRELATPNVNQQPLCITFPNTEEAFELKSGLIHLLPTFRGIAGSITTWEELKRRFLEKFFPASRAANIRKEICGVRQANGETLYEYWESFKQLCASCPHHQIPDQLLIQYFYEGLSPMDRSMLDAASGGALVNKTTDEATLLISTMAENSQQFGVRADGAIRRVNEVNHSDLEGKLSELTSLVHQMARGQLQSVKTCDICTAPGHMTDMCPTLQEDSPEQANIVGDFSGPPPRRNDPFAPNYNLGWRNHPNFSYASKPPDFQQHLQPRPPVQQPSTSNSNMSLEDMVKSLAQSTSQLQQEAQRSQQESHRFQQETRASIRNLEAQMSQLATSMSNLENSNRGKLPSQVIPNPKENASAMQLRSGKEVQSPRRAHAREEEVPRKVEEEEEKQSSEISKKVDIPPSFPSRFTKAKKEESEKEILDTFRKVDINIPLLDAIRQLPKYAKFLKGLCTNRNKLSLDDKVKVGENVSAMFQRKLPQKCKDPGMFTIPCIIGNQRIEKSMLDLGASINVMPLSIFKVLNLGPLKETRVIIRLADRSNVYPEGLVEDVLVKVNEFIFPVDFYIVDMNDEYSTNSAVILLGRPFMSTTRTKIDVHEGTLSVEFDGDKVTFNIFDAMKHPVDTESVNFVGMTNNIVQKNFE from the exons ATGAACATCCTTATTGAAGCCGATGGGAGTTGGACGCTATGCCCTATTGATTTGTCCACAGTAGTTACTTGCTTGGTGAATAATGTGCGAGCTTTTGCCCAGGCAATTGTGTACGTTATACAAGTAGACC gaGAATTAGAATTTGATCCAGAGATCGAGAAGACTGCAAGAAGGTTGACCAAGGAGGCAAAGTTGCGTAGGCAACAAGATTCAACGTCACCTTCAGAATCTGAGCAAGAGTTTGTTCCCAGTGATTCATCAAGTGAatctgaagaagaagaagtgcaTATCCCCCGAGTAGCAATGGCAGCCCCAAAAACTTTGAGGGAGTTGGCAACCCCTAACGTGAACCAACAACCATTATGCATTACATTTCCTAACACGGAAGAGGCATTTGAGCTTAAGTCTGGTCTTATTCACTTACTTCCTACTTTTCGTGGTATCGCAG GATCCATCACTACGTGGGAAGAATTGAAGAGAAGATTCCTGGAGAAATTTTTCCCTGCCTCTAGAGCCGCCAATATAAGGAAAGAAATATGTGGAGTTAGGCAGGCGAATGGGGAAACTCTATATGAGTACTGGGAGAGCTTTAAACAACTGTGTGCCAGTTGCCCACATCATCAAATCCCGGACCAGCTCTTAATACAATATTTCTACGAGGGATTATCACCCATGGATAGGAGCATGTTAGATGCAGCCAGTGGCGGCGCTCTGGTGAACAAGACCACAGACGAAGCCACGTTATTGATCTCCACCATGGCTGAAAATTCCCAACAATTTGGAGTGAGAGCTGATGGAGCAATAAGAAGGGTCAATGAAGTGAATCACTCTGACTTAGAGGGTAAACTATCTGAGCTTACCTCTCTGGTGCATCAAATGGCAAGGGGGCAATTACAATCTGTGAAAACTTGTGATATCTGTACTGCTCCCGGACACATGACTGACATGTGCCCAACTCTCCAGGAGGATTCACCTGAACAAGCCAACATAGTGGGAGATTTTTCTGGACCACCTCCACGAAGAAATGATCCTTTTGCACCCAATTACAACCTAGGGTGGCGAAATCATCCTAATTTTAGCTATGCTTCAAAACCCCCTGATTTTCaacaacatttacaaccacGGCCACCAGTGCAACAACCATCCACTTCCAATTCAAACATGTCTCTTGAAGATATGGTGAAGTCACTGGCCCAAAGCACGAGTCAATTACAGCAAGAGGCTCAAAGATCTCAACAGGAATCTCACAGATTTCAACAAGAGACTCGTGCTAGCATTAGGAATTTGGAAGCACAAATGTCCCAATTGGCAACTTCCATGAGCAACCTGGAAAATAGCAATAGAGGGAAATTACCATCTCAAGTAATTCCTAATCCCAAGGAGAATGCCAGTGCAATGCAATTACGGAGTGGCAAGGAGGTACAGTCTcctaggcgtgcccacgccagagaAGAAGAAGTGCCCAGGAAGgtggaagaggaagaagagaaacAATCCTCTGAAATCTCAAAGAAAGTTGACATTCCTCCTTCTTTTCCTAGCAGGTTTACAAAAGCTAAAAAGGAAGAATCTGAGAAAGAGATTTTGGACACCTTCAGGAAAGTGGATATCAATATTCCTCTGCTGGATGCTATTAGGCAATTGCCaaaatatgctaaatttttgaagggcTTATGCACTAATCGCAATAAGTTGAGTCTGGATGACAAGGTGAAGGTGGGGGAGAATGTCTCAGCGATGTTTCAAAGGAAGTTGCCCCAGAAATGCAaagatccaggtatgtttactatacCATGCATAATTGGCaatcaaagaattgaaaaaagcATGCTTGACTTAGGTGCTTCAATAAATGTCATgcctctttcaatttttaaagttttgaatttagGACCCCTCAAAGAAACTAGGGTAATCATTCGACTAGCAGATAGGTCTAATGTCTACCCTGAGGGCCTAGTTGAAGATGTTCTAGTAAAGGTCAATGAATTCATTTTTCCTGTGGATTTTTACATTGTTGATATGAATGATGAATACTCTACTAATTCAGCAGTGATTCTTTTGGGTAGACCCTTCATGAGTACAACAAGGACTAAAATAGATGTACATGAAGGAACTTTATctgtggaatttgatggagacaAGGTCACTTTCAATATTTTTGATGCAATGAAGCATCCTGTGGATACTGAGTCTGTAAATTTTGTTGGCATGACTAACAACATTGTGCAAAAGAATTTTGAATAG